A window of Kineococcus sp. NBC_00420 genomic DNA:
TACGACGGCTTCAAGGCCGCCAACAAGGCGAACCCGGACATCGAGATCGGCTACGTCGCCTCCAACAGCGACGCCGACTACGTCCCGAACCTGACCACCGAGGTCGGCAACAAGTGCGACTCGATCGTCGCCGTCGGCGGTCTCATGTCGGACGCCGTCAAGGAGGTCGCGGAGCAGAACAAGGACCAGAAGTTCGCCGAGATCGACTCCTCGCCCGTCGCCGACAACGTCTACGGGTTCGAGTACAACACCGCCGAGGGCGGGTTCCTCGGTGGTTACCTCGCTGCCGGGATGACCAAGACGGGCACCGTCGGTACCTGGGGCGGCCTGAACATCCCGCCGGTCACCATCTACATGGACGGCTTCTGGGAAGGCGTGCAGTACTACAACCAGCAGAAGGGGAAGTCCGTCAAGGTCATCGGCTGGGACGAGAAGAACCCCTCCGCCGGTACCTTCTCGAACTCCTTCGTCGACCAGGCCGCGGGCCGCTCGATCACCGAGACGATGGCCGCCCAGGGCGCCGACATCGTCATGCCCGTCGCCGGCCAGTCCGGTCTGGGGGCGGGGGCGGCCGCCGAGGCCGCGGGCGGCTCGCTGAACCTCATCTGGGTCGACACCGACGGCTGCGTCAGCGCCGAGCAGTACTGCAAGTACTTCATCTCCTCGGTGACGAAGAACCTCACCGACGCGGTGAACGACTACATCACGAAGTCGGCCTCCGGGTCCGTCCCGACCGGTGCCTACGTCGGGAACCTCAAGAACGACGGCACGGGCCTGGCGCCGTTCAACCAGTGGGACGCGCAGGTCCCGGCGGACCTCAAGTCCGAGCTGGACACGGTCAAGAAGGGCATCATCGACGGCAGCATCGAGATCACCTCGCCGAACGCCATCAAGGCCAGCTGACAGCGAGTTCGACGGCGACGAGGGGAACGACCCGCAGGTGCAACTGGAACTCAAGGGCATCACGAAGCGCTTCGGGCCCCTCGTCGCCAACGACTCCATCGACCTCGTCGTCCGCGAGGGTGAGATCCACGCCCTGCTGGGCGAGAACGGGGCCGGCAAGAGCACGTTGATGAACGTGCTCTACGGCCTGTACACCCCGGACGAGGGCCAGATCCTCGTCGACGGGAAACCCGTGGAGTTCACCTCCCCGGGCGACGCCATGGCCGCCGGGATCGGCATGGTGCACCAGCACTTCATGCTCGTCCCGACGTTCACGGCCACCGAGAACATCGTGCTCGGCGCGGAGCTCACCACCGGCGGGGGTTTCCTGGACCGGCGCCGGGCCCGCAAGCGCGTCGAGGAGACCTCGCAGCGGTTCGGGTTGGCGATCCCCGCCGACACCCTCGTCGCCGACCTCGCCGTCGGCGTCCAGCAACGCGTCGAGATCGTCAAGGCCCTGCTGCGCGACGCGAAGGTCCTCGTCCTCGACGAACCCACCGCCGTGCTCACCCCGGCCGAGACCGACGACCTCATGCGCGTCATGCGCGAGCTCGCCGACG
This region includes:
- a CDS encoding BMP family lipoprotein, producing MKTLHRLAPVAALGAAALMLASCGSRPDAATGSGDASSAGGAKFKACMVLDTGGVDDRSFNQSSYDGFKAANKANPDIEIGYVASNSDADYVPNLTTEVGNKCDSIVAVGGLMSDAVKEVAEQNKDQKFAEIDSSPVADNVYGFEYNTAEGGFLGGYLAAGMTKTGTVGTWGGLNIPPVTIYMDGFWEGVQYYNQQKGKSVKVIGWDEKNPSAGTFSNSFVDQAAGRSITETMAAQGADIVMPVAGQSGLGAGAAAEAAGGSLNLIWVDTDGCVSAEQYCKYFISSVTKNLTDAVNDYITKSASGSVPTGAYVGNLKNDGTGLAPFNQWDAQVPADLKSELDTVKKGIIDGSIEITSPNAIKAS